From a region of the Lactuca sativa cultivar Salinas chromosome 4, Lsat_Salinas_v11, whole genome shotgun sequence genome:
- the LOC111906270 gene encoding uncharacterized protein LOC111906270 isoform X2: protein MSDQPATPIEQESEEQQTQIRTPLLKADPIQILYEENEEQEEEESSIYLDEDLQELDFYLLLLGFNQTTMLRFGISWVTFLTIGVVLPVTVLLMSTNCLRCDLYQVKAFELVVVSSHACLAAAALLCLSHNLRKYGIRKFLFVDQYNGHVQRFSRDYVHKISEAKRALVLWVLPCLFLKIVREVIRMMYMHHESWWKSCGILVALTFPWMYVTVIFLSSCLVFHLVCNLQIIHFDDYGNLLERETDVLVFIEEHARLRHHLSKISHRFRIYLLLVFIVVTSSQFATLFQITGFSNKVTFINGGDFAVSSIAQVVGVILCLNAAAKISHRAQGVAALASRWHALASCGPDDSSHMRMSFSNQMGSSNGLLRSVSSEADMEAMNYTPLPTNEQLTSYLSSYHRRQAFQ from the exons ATGTCAGATCAACCCGCAACTCCAATAGAACAAGAATCGGAAGAACAACAAACCCAAATCAGAACTCCCCTCTTAAAAGCAGACCCAATCCAAATATTATACGAAGAaaatgaggaacaagaagaagaagaatcaagtaTTTATTTGGATGAAGACCTTCAAGAATTGGATTTTTATCTGTTATTATTGGGTTTCAATCAAACAACTATGTTGAGATTTGGGATTTCATGGGTAACGTTTTTGACGATTGGGGTTGTGCTTCCTGTTACTGTACTTTTGATGAGCACCAACTGTTTGAGATGTGATCTCTACCAAGTTAAAGCCTTTGAGCTTGTCGTTGTATCTTCACACGCTTGTCTAGCAGCCGCTGCTTTGCTTTGCCTTTCACATAATCTCAGAAAATATGGGATTCGAAAGTTTCTGTTTGTCGATCAGTACAATGGCCATGTTCAAAGATTTTCAAGGGACTATGTTCACAAGATCTCT GAAGCTAAACGTGCGCTAGTTTTGTGGGTTCTTCCATGTCTTTTCCTAAAGATAGTCCGTGAAGTTATCCGGATGATGTACATGCATCATGAGTCTTGGTGGAAATCCTGTGGCATTTTGGTTGCTTTGACTTTTCCATGGATGTATGTGACTGTGATCTTTTTATCATCATGTTTGGTGTTCCATTTGGTTTGCAATCTGCAAATCATCCACTTTGATGACTACGGAAACCTTTTGGAAAGAGAAACCGATGTTTTGGTATTTATAGAAGAGCATGCGCGATTACGTCATCATTTGTCAAAGATAAGTCATAGGTTCCGGATTTACCTTCTTCTTGTCTTCATAGTTGTCACTTCAAGCCAGTTTGCAACTCTGTTCCAAATCACAGGGTTCAGTAACAAAGTCACATTCATAAATGGTGGTGATTTTGCT GTTTCTTCGATTGCACAGGTGGTGGGTGTGATTCTGTGTTTGAATGCTGCAGCAAAGATTTCACACAGAGCACAAGGCGTTGCAGCATTAGCAAGCAGATGGCATGCATTAGCATCATGTGGTCCAGATGATAGTTCTCACATGAGGATGAGTTTTTCAAATCAAATGGGAAGTTCAAATGGATTATTAAGATCTGTTTCTTCAGAAGCTGATATGGAAGCCATGAATTACACTCCCCTTCCTACAAACGAACAACTCACCTCTTATTTATCTTCCTACCACAGACGACAAGCCTTTC AATAA
- the LOC111906268 gene encoding remorin 1.4 — MKSIEDKDCLHLASPQEIQKGNGSNRGSHHHRTALGKPTPSKWDDAQKWLVNLSRGVDKSQSNIEPRDSNADDRRLIAPVPKKDYPSSEDEEHGTIETKKVDLGDSMYVSSICVRDMGTEMTPMASQEPSRSATPVRATTPAKHSPAPSGSSTPVRPFTIIPAVAPVPKPDTGATTRFRRETEETNGENVVENRNPCQDSKMNPLETRAMAWDEAERAKYMARFKREEVKIEAWENHEKRKAEMEMKRMEAKAERLKSRAQEKYTNKLASTRRIAEEKRANAEAILNEKAVKTSETADYIRRTGHLPSSFSIKFPTCCW; from the exons ATGAAGTCCATAGAAGATAAGGATTGCTTGCATCTTGCATCACCTCAGGAGATTCAGAAAGGAAACGGGTCAAATCGTGGTTCACACCACCATCGAACCGCTCTAGGCAAACCAACACCATCAAAATGGGACGATGCCCAAAAATGGTTAGTTAATTTGTCAAGAGGTGTAGATAAGAGTCAATCCAACATCGAGCCACGTGATTCCAATGCAGATGATAGAAGACTGATAGCACCAGTTCCCAAAAAAGATTACCCAAGTAGTGAAGATGAAGAACATGGAACGATTGAAACAAAAAAAGTCGATCTTGGAGATTCAATGTATGTTAGCTCAATTTGTGTGAGAGACATGGGGACCGAAATGACCCCAATGGCTAGCCAAGAGCCTTCAAGATCTGCCACACCGGTTCGAGCCACAACCCCGGCTAAACACAGCCCTGCACCCTCAGGCTCCTCGACTCCTGTTAGGCCATTCACAATAATACCTGCGGTTGCACCTGTCCCAAAACCTGACACGGGTGCAACCACAAGGTTTAGGAGAGAAACCGAAGAAACAAATGGTGAAAATGTTGTTGAAAATAGAAACCCGTGTCAAGATTCTAAGATGAATCCTCTTGAAACCCGGGCTATGGCTTGGGATGAAGCTGAACGTGCAAAATACATGGCAAG GTTTAAGCGTGAAGAGGTGAAGATAGAAGCTTGGGAGAATCATGAAAAGAGAAAAGCCGAGATGGAGATGAAAAGAATGGAG GCTAAGGCGGAAAGATTGAAATCTCGGGCACAAGAGAAGTATACGAACAAACTTGCTTCAACAAGAAGGATAGCAGAGGAGAAACGAGCAAACGCTGAGGCTATTTTGAATGAAAAAGCTGTAAAAACGAGTGAAACAGCGGATTATATAAGGAGAACTGGTCACTTGCCCTCTTCTTTCTCCATTAAGTTTCCTACTTGTTGCTGGTAG
- the LOC111906270 gene encoding uncharacterized protein LOC111906270 isoform X1, with the protein MSDQPATPIEQESEEQQTQIRTPLLKADPIQILYEENEEQEEEESSIYLDEDLQELDFYLLLLGFNQTTMLRFGISWVTFLTIGVVLPVTVLLMSTNCLRCDLYQVKAFELVVVSSHACLAAAALLCLSHNLRKYGIRKFLFVDQYNGHVQRFSRDYVHKISEAKRALVLWVLPCLFLKIVREVIRMMYMHHESWWKSCGILVALTFPWMYVTVIFLSSCLVFHLVCNLQIIHFDDYGNLLERETDVLVFIEEHARLRHHLSKISHRFRIYLLLVFIVVTSSQFATLFQITGFSNKVTFINGGDFAVSSIAQVVGVILCLNAAAKISHRAQGVAALASRWHALASCGPDDSSHMRMSFSNQMGSSNGLLRSVSSEADMEAMNYTPLPTNEQLTSYLSSYHRRQAFLMYLQNNPGGITLYGWTVDRSLINTIFFIELSLVLFVLGRTTVFISSDGLS; encoded by the exons ATGTCAGATCAACCCGCAACTCCAATAGAACAAGAATCGGAAGAACAACAAACCCAAATCAGAACTCCCCTCTTAAAAGCAGACCCAATCCAAATATTATACGAAGAaaatgaggaacaagaagaagaagaatcaagtaTTTATTTGGATGAAGACCTTCAAGAATTGGATTTTTATCTGTTATTATTGGGTTTCAATCAAACAACTATGTTGAGATTTGGGATTTCATGGGTAACGTTTTTGACGATTGGGGTTGTGCTTCCTGTTACTGTACTTTTGATGAGCACCAACTGTTTGAGATGTGATCTCTACCAAGTTAAAGCCTTTGAGCTTGTCGTTGTATCTTCACACGCTTGTCTAGCAGCCGCTGCTTTGCTTTGCCTTTCACATAATCTCAGAAAATATGGGATTCGAAAGTTTCTGTTTGTCGATCAGTACAATGGCCATGTTCAAAGATTTTCAAGGGACTATGTTCACAAGATCTCT GAAGCTAAACGTGCGCTAGTTTTGTGGGTTCTTCCATGTCTTTTCCTAAAGATAGTCCGTGAAGTTATCCGGATGATGTACATGCATCATGAGTCTTGGTGGAAATCCTGTGGCATTTTGGTTGCTTTGACTTTTCCATGGATGTATGTGACTGTGATCTTTTTATCATCATGTTTGGTGTTCCATTTGGTTTGCAATCTGCAAATCATCCACTTTGATGACTACGGAAACCTTTTGGAAAGAGAAACCGATGTTTTGGTATTTATAGAAGAGCATGCGCGATTACGTCATCATTTGTCAAAGATAAGTCATAGGTTCCGGATTTACCTTCTTCTTGTCTTCATAGTTGTCACTTCAAGCCAGTTTGCAACTCTGTTCCAAATCACAGGGTTCAGTAACAAAGTCACATTCATAAATGGTGGTGATTTTGCT GTTTCTTCGATTGCACAGGTGGTGGGTGTGATTCTGTGTTTGAATGCTGCAGCAAAGATTTCACACAGAGCACAAGGCGTTGCAGCATTAGCAAGCAGATGGCATGCATTAGCATCATGTGGTCCAGATGATAGTTCTCACATGAGGATGAGTTTTTCAAATCAAATGGGAAGTTCAAATGGATTATTAAGATCTGTTTCTTCAGAAGCTGATATGGAAGCCATGAATTACACTCCCCTTCCTACAAACGAACAACTCACCTCTTATTTATCTTCCTACCACAGACGACAAGCCTTTC TTATGTATCTACAGAATAATCCAGGTGGCATTACTTTATATGGTTGGACAGTTGACCGAAGTCTTATAAACACAATCTTCTTCATTGAGTTGTCACTTGTTCTCTTTGTGCTTGGAAGAACTACTGTATTCATCTCAAGTGATGGCTTATCTTGA